Proteins encoded within one genomic window of Misgurnus anguillicaudatus chromosome 18, ASM2758022v2, whole genome shotgun sequence:
- the LOC141350286 gene encoding polymeric immunoglobulin receptor-like, giving the protein MRDCLYISLFMLHISAGCNLSNEGQRIDVTGYTGGSVLLPCSCDDPKSTVNTFTWETVNGWKNVFEYEKFRGRLELFNKTSPANLSLLISDLREEDEGNYRCTGPHRSSHSFTDVSLTVTGCDLNRRTHTVYVTGYLGESVVLPCSCTEPLAKPDLIWRFYIKRNYEEIYPSEHIERYKNRRKLLNQTNPGNLSLHLSSLTKEDKGDYQCSVSKRFIFIRLHVEEKPQVHTIYSSTHQPSQQTHELITTQQPEDRITHDMPLA; this is encoded by the exons ATGAGGGACTGTTTATATATTTCTCTCTTTATGCTTCACATCAGTGCAG GTTGTAATCTTTCAAATGAAGGGCAGAGAATAGATGTAACAGGATACACAGGTGGTTCAGTCCTGTTGCCCTGCTCCTGTGATGACCCAAAGTCTACAGTTAACACATTTACATGGGAGACTGTAAACGGGTGGAAGAATGTATTTGAATATGAGAAATTCAGAGGCAGACTTGAGCTGTTTAATAAAACATCTCCAGCAAATCTGTCTCTTCTTATTTCTGACCTCAGAGAGGAAGATGAAGGGAACTATAGATGTACTGGACCACACAGATCATCACACAGTTTTACAGATGTTTCCTTAACAGTTACAG GATGTGATTTGAATCGGCGGACACACACAGTTTATGTGACTGGATATTTAGGAGAGTCTGTAGTTCTGCCCTGCTCCTGTACTGAACCACTGGCTAAACCTGACCTGATATGGAGGTTttatataaaaagaaattatGAAGAAATTTACCCATCTGAACACATTGAGAGGTACAAGAACAGACGTAAACTGTTAAATCAAACTAATCCAGGAAATCTCTCTCTACATCTCTCATCACTGACCAAAGAAGACAAAGGAGACTATCAGTGTTCTGTGTCTAAAAGGTTTATCTTCATCAGACTTCATGTTGAAG AGAAACCACAGGTCCATACAATCTATTCATCAACACATCAACcttcacaacaaacacatgagCTTATAACAACTCAACAACCAGAAGACAGAATAACACATGACATGCCTCTGG CATGA
- the LOC129429004 gene encoding polymeric immunoglobulin receptor-like encodes MRDCLYISLFMLHISAGCNLSNEGQRIDVIGYTGGSVLLPCSCDDPKSTVNTFTWETVNVWKNVFKHEKYRGRLELFNKTSPANLSLLISDLREEDEGNYRCTGPHRSSHSFTDVFLTVKGCDLNRRTHTVYVTGYLGESVVLPCFCTEPLAKPDQLIWSFDIKSNNYEEIYPSEHIERYKNRRKLLYQTNPGNLSLHLSSLTKEDQGVYQCSVSNGVIFIRLHVEALPCAYPETKSCSQAPLLHPIISLLAGISVPVKEVDRAVKEVDIARGPPNTPNTVCFLYLFDYVNVNQLLLSCWRTATLTRFIQL; translated from the exons ATGAGGGACTGTTTATATATTTCTCTCTTTATGCTTCACATCAGTGCAG GTTGTAATCTTTCAAATGAAGGGCAGAGAATAGATGTAATAGGATACACAGGTGGTTCAGTCCTGTTGCCCTGCTCCTGTGATGACCCAAAGTCTACAGTTAACACATTTACATGGGAGACTGTAAATGTGTGGAAGAATGTATTTAAACATGAGAAATACAGAGGCAGACTTGAGCTGTTTAATAAAACATCTCCAGCAAATCTGTCTCTTCTTATTTCTGACCTCAGAGAGGAAGATGAAGGGAACTATAGATGTACTGGACCACACAGATCATCACACAGTTTTACAGATGTTTTCTTAACAGTTAAAG GATGTGATTTGAATCGGCGGACACACACAGTTTATGTGACTGGATATTTAGGAGAGTCTGTAGTTCTGCCCTGCTTCTGTACTGAACCACTGGCTAAACCTGACCAGCTGATATGGAGTTTTGatataaaaagcaataattATGAAGAAATTTACCCATCTGAACACATTGAGAGGTACAAGAACAGACGCAAACTGTTATATCAAACCAATCCAGGAAATCTCTCTCTACATCTCTCATCACTGACCAAAGAAGACCAAGGAGTCTATCAGTGTTCTGTGTCTAACGGGGTTATCTTCATCAGACTTCATGTTGAAG CATTACCCTGTGCGTACCCTGAGACTAAATCCTGCAGCCAGGCACCCCTGCTTCACCCCATCATCTCACTATTAGCTGGTATATCTGTTCCTGTTAAGGAGGTGGACAGAGCTGTTAAGGAGGTGGACATAGCTCGGGGCCCTCCCAATACGCCAAATACTGTATGCTTCCTTTACCTCTTTGATTACGTTAATGTGAACCAACTTCTACTGAGCTGCTGGCGGACAGCCACCCTGACAAGATTTATCCAGCTGTAG